The following coding sequences are from one Lolium rigidum isolate FL_2022 chromosome 6, APGP_CSIRO_Lrig_0.1, whole genome shotgun sequence window:
- the LOC124661736 gene encoding peptide deformylase 1B, chloroplastic-like, protein MAAARVHLHLCPRLLRAFASSTSRPLVATHARASPLRRTGPARPLAARNRRGAGSSMAAAPPAVAEDFATAADLQFEAPLKIVLYPDPVLRARNKRINTFDANLRSLADEMFDVMYKTDGIGLSAPQVGVNVQLMVFNEAGVKGEGQEIVLVNPEVYKFSKRLVVDEEGCLSFPGIYANVLRPDTVKINAQDVSGAKIKVKLSQLSARVFQHEFDHLLGILFFDRMTMDVVESIRKQLKDLEDRYVETTGQKSPETVENYRGAKDVISFSR, encoded by the exons ATGGCGGCCGCGCGCGTCCACCTCCACCTCTGCCCGCGCCTCCTCCGAGCCTTCGCGTCCTCCACGTCCCGCCCTCTCGTCGCGACCCACGCCAGGGCTTCGCCCTTACGGCGCACGGGACCGGCCAGGCCGCTCGCCGCCCGCAACCGTCGCGGGGCCggctcctccatggccgccgcgccgcccgccgtggCCGAGGACTTCGCCACAG CCGCGGACCTGCAGTTCGAGGCGCCGCTCAAGATCGTGCTGTACCCGGACCCCGTCCTGCGCGCGCGCAACAAGCGCATCAACACCTTCGACGCCAACCTCCGCTCCCTCGCGGACGAGATGTTCGACGTCATGTACAA GACTGATGGCATCGGTCTCTCGGCACCGCAAGTCGGGGTGAACGTGCAGCTCATGGTGTTCAACGAAGCTGGGGTGAAAGGAGAAGGGCAGGAGATTGTCCTTGTCAACCCGGAGGTGTACAAGTTCTCGAAGCGGTTGGTGGTCGATGAAGAGGGGTGCTTGTCGTTCCCTGGGATATATGCCAATGTGCTG AGACCAGACACTGTTAAAATTAATGCTCAAGATGTTAGTGGGGCAAAGATCAAAGTTAAATTATCTCAACTATCTGCAAGAGTGTTCCAGCATGAGTTTGATCACTTACTG GGGAttcttttcttcgacagaatgACTATGGATGTTGTTGAGAGCATACGTAAACAGCTGAAG GACCTGGAGGACAGATACGTGGAAACAACAGGACAGAAAAGCCCCGAAACTGTTGAAAACTACAGAGGAGCAAAGGATGTCATTAGTTTTTCAAGATGA